AGCATGGCGTAACAGAGGTATTTGCCCCAAAGGTTGATCGTGAAATCACTGATCCAACCAGCGTAATTCATCAGCGGCATCAGCACGATGAAGAAAAAGGCGAAGACCGCCGTGATGGTCCATTCTTTTTTCGCAATGGGACGAACGAGCAGGGAGTGTGTCATGAAACAGGTAGGTCGTGAAATGTTCGCTCAGGATTCCAGGCTGCGGGTCTTGGTTGCAAATAGCCCGGCGGGACGCCATTGCAGGAAGAGAATGATGGCCCCCAGGACAAGGATTTTGCCCAACACCGGATTGCCCAAAATTTGCTGCAGAGACTGGTCCACCACCCCGATGCCAAGTGCGCTGGCCACCGTGCCAATCAAGCTGCCCACCCCTCCAACCACCACAGTCATGAAGGCATCCACAATGTAACTCTGCCCCAGGTTCGGCCCCACGTTGCCGATCTGTGAAAGGAAAGCGCCAGCCAAGCCAGCCAGCCCGCTGCCAAAACCAAAGGTCAGCATGTTCACGCGCTCCGTCCGTACACCCAGACAAGCCGCCATGTTACGGTTCTGCATCACCGCTCGGATGAGTAGCCCCAGGGGTGTCTTCGTCAGCAGCAGCCATGTGCCGATCACGATCAGCACCGCAAAGCCAATCACGAATACCCGGTTCCAACCGAAGACCACGTCATTGACCGTCCAGTTATCGCTCAGCCAGGCAGGACTGTTGACCTGCACATTGTTAGACCCAAAGATCATCCGGAAAAGCTGCTGCAAAACCAGCGATACACCCCACGTCGCCAGCAGGCTTTCCAGCGGTCGGCGATAAAGGAACCGTATCACTCCGCGCTCCAGCGCCAGCCCGACAAGCGCCGCCATTATAAAAGCCATCGGCAGTGCGATAACGAAATACATCTCATACACCCAGCCCGTGGTATTCATACCCGGTAGAGTCATCTTGATCCCAAAGGGTGAAAGTGCCAGCCCTTCAGCAAACACACATTGCACCACATAAGAGGTATAGGCTCCCACTACGATCAGCTCTCCATGCGCCATGTTAATCACCCCCATCAGGCCAAACGTAATGGACAGGCCGATAGCCACCACCAGCAGAACAGATCCCGAAGACAACCCACGAAAGAGTGTCCCAAAAAAGTTTACCGTTGAGCGATGACCCTCCACGGCCGCCAGAGCCTTCTTGGCCGCAGACAACAGCTCCTTGTCACCCGCCTTCTCAGACTCCTTAATGATGCCTTCCAACGCATCCTTGGCGCTCAATGGATGAATTTCCTCCAAGGCCTTACAACCAGCCAGCCGCACCGCCACATCTGGACTCCGCAGTTGCGTCAGTGCAATGGCTTCTTGGATCGCACGCTTCACCGCACCATCCTTCTCGAGCTTGAGGCGACCTTCCAGAATCGGCAGTTTAGTCAGATCTCTTTCCATGCCGAGCTGAGAGATGGCCATCAGACGGTCCTTGGCATCAGGTGCTGCCAGCTTGGACAAATCAATGACCGCCTTCATCGCGCGACGGATGCTGCTATCCGTTTCTGCGATCTCCGTATTGGAGGCGACTCGCACAACCGCACCCGCTGCATCTTTATAGGGCTCCTTGTTATCCAGACGGACTGCGGATTCCTTCTTTGTAGCATCAGGATCGCCAGCCAGCGTCACAGGAATCTTCACACCGTCCGCTCCAGGCAGCAAATAAATGCCACCCTCTTTCCACAGTGTCAGCAAGGGCTCCGTTTCTGGATCACCCATTCCTGTCAAGGAGTTGACAAGCGCAACTTGCGCATCGCTGTCATCAGTAAGCACAACAGCTTCAGCAATGATCTGGCGGGCGCTTTTAGTCTCCTGCGCATGTGCCAGCCCTAGCGTGAAAATGAGAGCGACAAAGATACCGTGGAACCAGGCTTTATTCATATCAAATGCAGGTCGGAAGATAAGCCTTGGCATCGCACATTCAGTGCCAAGTCATCGCGTGAACTCTC
The window above is part of the Prosthecobacter fusiformis genome. Proteins encoded here:
- the urtB gene encoding urea ABC transporter permease subunit UrtB gives rise to the protein MNKAWFHGIFVALIFTLGLAHAQETKSARQIIAEAVVLTDDSDAQVALVNSLTGMGDPETEPLLTLWKEGGIYLLPGADGVKIPVTLAGDPDATKKESAVRLDNKEPYKDAAGAVVRVASNTEIAETDSSIRRAMKAVIDLSKLAAPDAKDRLMAISQLGMERDLTKLPILEGRLKLEKDGAVKRAIQEAIALTQLRSPDVAVRLAGCKALEEIHPLSAKDALEGIIKESEKAGDKELLSAAKKALAAVEGHRSTVNFFGTLFRGLSSGSVLLVVAIGLSITFGLMGVINMAHGELIVVGAYTSYVVQCVFAEGLALSPFGIKMTLPGMNTTGWVYEMYFVIALPMAFIMAALVGLALERGVIRFLYRRPLESLLATWGVSLVLQQLFRMIFGSNNVQVNSPAWLSDNWTVNDVVFGWNRVFVIGFAVLIVIGTWLLLTKTPLGLLIRAVMQNRNMAACLGVRTERVNMLTFGFGSGLAGLAGAFLSQIGNVGPNLGQSYIVDAFMTVVVGGVGSLIGTVASALGIGVVDQSLQQILGNPVLGKILVLGAIILFLQWRPAGLFATKTRSLES